A section of the Oryza sativa Japonica Group chromosome 1, ASM3414082v1 genome encodes:
- the LOC112937637 gene encoding uncharacterized protein translates to MKLNFDGSSKHSTGIASISTVLRRGLELAVQNGWRLIWAEGDSKVMVDVVRDRADMQSEKDLRLCREIATLLPQLDDMAVFHVCRGGNKVAELGHRVPTWVAGASYVALAAVSIVVVPLPYPQLQHCHARYSVDF, encoded by the exons ATGAAGCTCAACTTCGACGGGTCTTCCAAGCACTCGACCGGGATCGCGAGCATCAGCACCGTGCTCAGGCGAGGGCTCGAGCTGGCGGTGCAGAACGGGTGGCGCCTCATTTGGGCGGAGGGCGACTCCAAGGTGATGGTCGACGTGGTGCGCGACCGTGCCGACATGCAGTCGGAGAAGGACCTGAGACTGTGCAGGGAGATCGCCACGCTGCTCCCGCAACTCGACGACATGGCCGTGTTCCACGTGTGCCGCGGCGGGAACAAGGTGGCCGAGCTCGGCCACAGGGTCCCCACCTGGGTCGCCGGGGCGTCGTACGTTGCCCTGGCCGCCGTCTCCATCGTCGTTGTGCCGCTCCCGTACCCGCAGCTCCAGCATTGCCACGCGCGCT ATTCGGTCGACTTTTAA